The Lentzea guizhouensis genome contains a region encoding:
- a CDS encoding SDR family NAD(P)-dependent oxidoreductase, with amino-acid sequence MLLENKTAVIYGGGGTVGGAMATAFAAEGARVFLAGRTPATLDGVADRIRAAGGQAETAVVDALDAAAVNDHLDAVVEKTGSVDISVNVITQAAIFQPLAEIPTADFAAAVTRALTTQLITTKAAARHMVKQESGLLMFFGGSDAANTYPGMGNVQIGMDAVESLRKQWAVELAPHGIRTVTLLTGGLVDSFPEGPEMDGARQSIIDASPLKRAATTADVGAVAAFVASEKGRSITSTQVNVSFGACFG; translated from the coding sequence ATGTTGCTGGAGAACAAGACCGCGGTGATCTACGGGGGCGGCGGCACGGTCGGTGGCGCGATGGCCACCGCGTTCGCCGCCGAGGGCGCGCGGGTGTTCCTGGCCGGCCGGACGCCGGCGACGCTGGACGGGGTCGCCGACCGGATCCGCGCCGCGGGCGGACAGGCCGAGACGGCCGTGGTCGACGCGCTCGACGCCGCCGCGGTGAACGACCACCTCGACGCCGTGGTGGAGAAGACCGGCAGCGTGGACATCTCGGTCAACGTGATCACCCAGGCGGCGATCTTCCAGCCGCTGGCGGAGATCCCGACGGCCGACTTCGCCGCCGCCGTCACCAGGGCGCTGACGACCCAGCTGATCACCACGAAGGCCGCCGCCCGGCACATGGTGAAGCAGGAGTCCGGCCTGTTGATGTTCTTCGGCGGGTCGGACGCGGCCAACACCTACCCCGGCATGGGGAACGTGCAGATCGGCATGGACGCCGTCGAGTCGCTGCGCAAGCAGTGGGCGGTGGAACTGGCACCGCACGGCATCCGCACTGTGACGCTGCTGACCGGCGGCTTGGTCGACTCGTTCCCGGAAGGCCCGGAGATGGACGGCGCCAGGCAGAGCATCATCGACGCCTCCCCGCTCAAGCGCGCCGCGACGACGGCCGACGTGGGCGCGGTGGCCGCGTTCGTCGCCTCGGAGAAGGGCCGCAGCATCACCTCGACGCAGGTGAACGTCTCGTTCGGCGCCTGCTTCGGCTGA
- a CDS encoding helix-turn-helix transcriptional regulator, which translates to MGELRLTDFALRASAQAQISWGDVLAGRPEHAAGPLRDALKAGREPGGDFVHRVVAGFSGLMLAEDAETVAVLELMLAEVRASGALTWIPYAQEVVALAQAFRGDFLTAQTCLAEAVALSSEFGMDVEVAVLRATSVWLAAVTGDDERCRALAAEVLPVLEGRHAVGVALTSWGLGLLDLAAGRYGAAFDALHAVCTGPARYDFPIRAVADLVEAAVRDGRPEQVADQVTGFERWAAHVDSPVATALLHRCHAVLQDSEEHYRAALDLHYSRFDLARTRLLYGEWLRRRRRRGEARTELTAALTGFSRLGAATWEARATSELTALGERPSSPVADDPLKDLTPQEVQVVRLAATGLSNKEIGAQLFLSPRTIGHHLYRAYPKLGVTRRIELAQLGLGRLT; encoded by the coding sequence AGCTGGGGTGACGTGCTCGCCGGCCGGCCGGAGCACGCGGCAGGCCCGCTGCGCGACGCGCTCAAGGCCGGCCGAGAGCCGGGCGGGGACTTCGTCCACCGGGTCGTGGCCGGGTTCAGCGGGCTGATGCTCGCCGAGGACGCGGAGACGGTCGCGGTGCTGGAGCTGATGCTCGCGGAGGTGCGGGCGAGCGGGGCGCTGACGTGGATCCCGTACGCGCAGGAGGTCGTGGCGCTGGCCCAGGCGTTCCGCGGTGACTTCCTGACGGCGCAGACCTGCCTGGCCGAGGCGGTGGCGCTGAGCTCCGAGTTCGGGATGGACGTGGAGGTCGCGGTGCTGCGCGCGACGTCCGTGTGGCTCGCGGCGGTGACGGGCGACGACGAGCGGTGCCGGGCGCTGGCCGCCGAGGTGCTGCCGGTGCTGGAAGGACGGCACGCCGTCGGTGTCGCGTTGACGTCGTGGGGCCTCGGTCTGCTCGACCTCGCCGCGGGACGGTACGGCGCCGCGTTCGACGCGCTGCACGCCGTGTGCACGGGGCCGGCGAGGTACGACTTTCCCATCCGCGCCGTCGCCGACCTGGTGGAGGCCGCGGTGCGCGACGGCCGGCCGGAGCAGGTCGCCGACCAGGTCACCGGGTTCGAACGGTGGGCGGCGCACGTGGACAGTCCGGTCGCGACGGCGTTGCTGCACCGCTGCCACGCGGTGCTGCAGGACTCCGAGGAGCACTACCGGGCGGCGCTCGACCTGCACTACAGCCGGTTCGACCTGGCCAGGACCCGGCTGCTGTACGGCGAGTGGCTGCGCCGCCGCCGGCGCCGGGGCGAGGCGCGCACCGAGCTGACCGCCGCGCTGACCGGGTTCTCCCGGCTCGGCGCGGCGACGTGGGAGGCCCGCGCGACGAGCGAGCTGACCGCGTTGGGTGAACGGCCTTCGTCGCCCGTGGCCGACGACCCGTTGAAGGACCTGACCCCGCAGGAGGTGCAGGTCGTCCGGCTGGCGGCGACGGGGCTGAGCAACAAGGAGATCGGCGCCCAGCTGTTCCTCAGCCCGCGCACGATCGGCCACCACCTCTACCGCGCCTACCCGAAGCTCGGGGTCACCCGGCGGATCGAACTGGCGCAGCTCGGGCTCGGACGACTTACCTGA